One region of Nycticebus coucang isolate mNycCou1 chromosome 10, mNycCou1.pri, whole genome shotgun sequence genomic DNA includes:
- the TBCB gene encoding tubulin-folding cofactor B isoform X2: MELELYGPDDTFYSKLDQEDALLGSYPVDDGCRIHVIDQSGARLGEYEDVTRVEKYKISQEAYDQRQDTVRSFLKRSKLGRYNEEERAQQEAEATQRLAEEQAQASAISVGSRCEVRAPGQSPRRGTIMYVGLTDFKPGYWIGVRYDEPLGKNDGSVNGKRYFECQAKYGAFVKPSVVTVGDFPEEDYGLDEM, from the exons ATGGAACTGGAGCTGTATGGTCCTGACGACACGTTCTACAGCAAGCTGGATCAGGAAGATGCACTGCTGGGCTCCTACCCTGTAGATGATGGCTGCCGCATCCAC GTCATCGACCAGAGTGGTGCCCGCCTTGGAGAGTATGAGGACGTGACCAGAGTAGAGAAATACAAGATCTCACAAGAAGCCTATGACCAGAGGCAAG ACACAGTTCGCTCCTTCCTAAAGCGCAGCAAGCTGGGCCGATACAATGAAGAGGAGCGGGCCCAGCAGGAGGCCGAGGCTACCCAGCGCCTGGCTGAGGAGCAGGCCCAAGCCAGTGCCATCTCTGTGGGCAGCCGCTGTGAGGTGCGGGCACCTGGGCAGTCCCCTCGCCGGGGCACCATCATGTATGTAG GACTCACAGATTTCAAGCCTGGGTACTGGATTGGTGTCCGCTATGATGAGCCATTAGGGAAGAACGATGGCAG TGTAAATGGGAAACGCTACTTTGAATGCCAGGCCAAGTACGGCGCCTTCGTCAAGCCATCAGTTGTGACCGTGGGGGATTTCCCAGAAGAGGACTATGGATTGGACGAGATGTGA
- the TBCB gene encoding tubulin-folding cofactor B isoform X1, translated as MEVTGMTAPTVTVFISSSLNSFRSQKRYSRSLTIAEFKCKLELVVGSPASCMELELYGPDDTFYSKLDQEDALLGSYPVDDGCRIHVIDQSGARLGEYEDVTRVEKYKISQEAYDQRQDTVRSFLKRSKLGRYNEEERAQQEAEATQRLAEEQAQASAISVGSRCEVRAPGQSPRRGTIMYVGLTDFKPGYWIGVRYDEPLGKNDGSVNGKRYFECQAKYGAFVKPSVVTVGDFPEEDYGLDEM; from the exons ATGGAGGTGACGGGGATGACGGCGCCCACGGTGACCGTTTTTATCAGCAGCTCCCTTAACAGCTTCCGCTCTCAGAAGCGGTACAGTCGCAGCCTCACCATCGCTGAGTTCAAG TGTAAACTGGAACTGGTGGTGGGCAGCCCTGCTTCCTGCATGGAACTGGAGCTGTATGGTCCTGACGACACGTTCTACAGCAAGCTGGATCAGGAAGATGCACTGCTGGGCTCCTACCCTGTAGATGATGGCTGCCGCATCCAC GTCATCGACCAGAGTGGTGCCCGCCTTGGAGAGTATGAGGACGTGACCAGAGTAGAGAAATACAAGATCTCACAAGAAGCCTATGACCAGAGGCAAG ACACAGTTCGCTCCTTCCTAAAGCGCAGCAAGCTGGGCCGATACAATGAAGAGGAGCGGGCCCAGCAGGAGGCCGAGGCTACCCAGCGCCTGGCTGAGGAGCAGGCCCAAGCCAGTGCCATCTCTGTGGGCAGCCGCTGTGAGGTGCGGGCACCTGGGCAGTCCCCTCGCCGGGGCACCATCATGTATGTAG GACTCACAGATTTCAAGCCTGGGTACTGGATTGGTGTCCGCTATGATGAGCCATTAGGGAAGAACGATGGCAG TGTAAATGGGAAACGCTACTTTGAATGCCAGGCCAAGTACGGCGCCTTCGTCAAGCCATCAGTTGTGACCGTGGGGGATTTCCCAGAAGAGGACTATGGATTGGACGAGATGTGA
- the POLR2I gene encoding DNA-directed RNA polymerase II subunit RPB9 isoform X1, whose product MEPDGTYEPGFVGIRFCQECNNMLYPKEDKENRILLYACRNCDYQQEADNSCIYVNKITHEVDELTQIIADVSQDPTLPRTEDHPCQKCGHKEAVFFQSHSARAEDAMRLYYVCTAPHCGHRWTE is encoded by the exons ATGGAACCAGACGGGACCTACGAGCCGGGATTCGTGGGTATTAGGTTCTGCCAGGAATG TAACAATATGCTGTATCCCAAGGAGGACAAAGAGAACCGTATTCTGCTCTACGCG TGCCGGAATTGTGATTACCAGCAAGAAGCTGACAATAGCTGCATTTATGTCAACAAAATCACGCACGAAGTGGA CGAACTGACCCAGATCATTGCTGACGTGTCCCAGGACCCCACGTTGCCACGGACCGAGGATCACCCGTGCCAGAA GTGTGGCCACAAGGAAGCGGTGTTCTTCCAGTCACACAGTGCCCGGGCCGAG GACGCCATGCGCTTGTACTATGTGTGCACTGCCCCACACTGCGGCCACCGCTGGACTGAGTGA
- the POLR2I gene encoding DNA-directed RNA polymerase II subunit RPB9 isoform X2, with product MLYPKEDKENRILLYACRNCDYQQEADNSCIYVNKITHEVDELTQIIADVSQDPTLPRTEDHPCQKCGHKEAVFFQSHSARAEDAMRLYYVCTAPHCGHRWTE from the exons ATGCTGTATCCCAAGGAGGACAAAGAGAACCGTATTCTGCTCTACGCG TGCCGGAATTGTGATTACCAGCAAGAAGCTGACAATAGCTGCATTTATGTCAACAAAATCACGCACGAAGTGGA CGAACTGACCCAGATCATTGCTGACGTGTCCCAGGACCCCACGTTGCCACGGACCGAGGATCACCCGTGCCAGAA GTGTGGCCACAAGGAAGCGGTGTTCTTCCAGTCACACAGTGCCCGGGCCGAG GACGCCATGCGCTTGTACTATGTGTGCACTGCCCCACACTGCGGCCACCGCTGGACTGAGTGA
- the OVOL3 gene encoding putative transcription factor ovo-like protein 3 isoform X1 — protein MPRAFLVRSRRPQPPNWGHLPDQLRGDAYIPDCSSLGGPPALQSSSLRDSWAAQPTQGTLASAPRGPGKLGCPLCPKAFPLQRMLTRHLKCHSPARRHVCHCCGKGFHDAFDLKRHMRTHTGIRPFRCSACGKAFTQRCSLEAHLAKVHGQPASYAYRERREKLHVCEDCGFTSARPDTYAQHRALHRAT, from the exons ATGCCCCGTGCCTTCCTGGTCAGGAGTCGGCGTCCACAGCCGCCCAACTGGGGTCACTTGCCTGACCAGCTCCGAGGAGATGCCTATATTCCAG ACTGCAGCAGCCTAGGGGGGCCACCAGCACTCCAGTCTTCCAGCCTCAGGGACTCTTGGGCAGCG CAGCCCACACAGGGCACCCTGGCCTCTGCTCCAAGAGGCCCGGGGAAGCTTGGCTGCCCACTTTGTCCCAAGGCTTTCCCACTGCAGCGCATGCTGACACGGCACCTCAAGTGCCACAGCCCAGCACGCCGCCACGTGTGCCACTGTTGTGGCAAGGGCTTCCATGACGCCTTTGACCTCAAGCGCCACATGAGGACTCACACTG GGATACGGCCCTTCCGTTGCAGTGCTTGTGGGAAAGCATTTACACAGCGCTGCTCCCTCGAAGCTCATCTTGCGAAGGTGCATGGGCAGCCGGCCAGTTATGCTTACCGCGAGCGCCGGGAGAAGCTCCACGTGTGCGAGGATTGTGGCTTCACCAGTGCTAGGCCTGACACCTACGCACAGCACCGTGCCTTGCACCGTGCCACCTGA
- the OVOL3 gene encoding putative transcription factor ovo-like protein 3 isoform X2, whose translation MPRAFLVRSRRPQPPNWGHLPDQLRGDAYIPDCSSLGGPPALQSSSLRDSWAAPTQGTLASAPRGPGKLGCPLCPKAFPLQRMLTRHLKCHSPARRHVCHCCGKGFHDAFDLKRHMRTHTGIRPFRCSACGKAFTQRCSLEAHLAKVHGQPASYAYRERREKLHVCEDCGFTSARPDTYAQHRALHRAT comes from the exons ATGCCCCGTGCCTTCCTGGTCAGGAGTCGGCGTCCACAGCCGCCCAACTGGGGTCACTTGCCTGACCAGCTCCGAGGAGATGCCTATATTCCAG ACTGCAGCAGCCTAGGGGGGCCACCAGCACTCCAGTCTTCCAGCCTCAGGGACTCTTGGGCAGCG CCCACACAGGGCACCCTGGCCTCTGCTCCAAGAGGCCCGGGGAAGCTTGGCTGCCCACTTTGTCCCAAGGCTTTCCCACTGCAGCGCATGCTGACACGGCACCTCAAGTGCCACAGCCCAGCACGCCGCCACGTGTGCCACTGTTGTGGCAAGGGCTTCCATGACGCCTTTGACCTCAAGCGCCACATGAGGACTCACACTG GGATACGGCCCTTCCGTTGCAGTGCTTGTGGGAAAGCATTTACACAGCGCTGCTCCCTCGAAGCTCATCTTGCGAAGGTGCATGGGCAGCCGGCCAGTTATGCTTACCGCGAGCGCCGGGAGAAGCTCCACGTGTGCGAGGATTGTGGCTTCACCAGTGCTAGGCCTGACACCTACGCACAGCACCGTGCCTTGCACCGTGCCACCTGA